One Chaetodon auriga isolate fChaAug3 chromosome 14, fChaAug3.hap1, whole genome shotgun sequence genomic window carries:
- the LOC143331784 gene encoding uncharacterized protein LOC143331784 isoform X2 → MKSAPFLFLFLLLCLSPAVSQGQLEASVHQEDDVRTGLEDVRTGADVPLELPVLWDELWGLKELVLSLKAAEVEQRQALRSMESRLRDGEVEAERQRRGLDGLEEMVVQQKKELRSTQARMEDDRKLVMELNSDMRRKAEELEEQSKAQTVTFKAEVSTLQSRLNTSESSVEDLEKKNTALAAELPFLQTRLRASESTVEQLRRKSAVLAVRLCNTESLMEELMKQTSAFPSSNSSSPSEASELESRLSVRLEELDTNTQALQSRLNTLQEKLNASAETHEQRFIHDQILELSSRLNLSQRHLEELERTSAGRLRSVERRVDELRTEDTALTDRLSAGERRLDELQAQTTDQTSKLNKLQRNANTTERLLDRTTTDLEVRLRSTESQLENHTAALEVRLSVSEKQLEHLKAENTVQSVQLNWMESRLTDSHNNTAVLSSRLNETEDRLLNLTNTKSDKLKVAFSAGLTDSGSVGPFDEETTLIFSKTITNIGRGYNQTAGVFAAPVRGLYFFSFTVADYLKGYMGLYLYRNNQPIIFNLDLNDHGGYASTSNGVALQLEEGDRVRLSLPASYRLYDDSRNFSVFSGFLLFPL, encoded by the exons ATGAAGTCTGCTccgtttctgtttctgttccttctcctgtgtttgtctccagctgtcagtcagggACAGTTGGAGGCTTCTGTCCACCAGGAGGACGACGTCAGGACGGGTTTGGAGGACGTCAGGACGGGGGCTGATGTCCCTCTGGAGCTCCCGGTCCTCTGGGACGAGCTGTGGGGTTTGAAAGAGCTGGTCCTGAGCCTGAAAGCGGCGGAGGTGGAGCAGCGTCAGGCCCTGCGGAGCATGGAGAGCCGGCTGAGGGACGGGGAGGTGGAGGCTGAGCGGCAGAGACGTGGCCTGGACGGACTAGAGGAGATGGTGGTCCAGCAAAAGAAGGAGCTGAGGAGCACTCAGGCGAGGATGGAGGATGACAGGAAGCTGGTGATGGAGCTAAACTCTGATATGAGGAGGAaggcggaggagctggaggagcagagcaaAG CTCAAACAGTCACATTTAAGGCTGAAGTGTCGACgcttcagtccagactgaacACCAGCGAGAGCTCGGTGGAGGACctggagaagaagaacacaG CGCTGGCGGCAGAGCTGCCGTTCCTGCAGACGAGACTGAGGGCGAGCGAGAGCACAGtagagcagctgaggaggaagagcgcag TCCTGGCCGTCAGACTGTGCAACACCGAGAGTctgatggaggagctgatgaaGCAGACCTCAG CATTCCCGTCCTCCAACAGCTCATCTCCATCTGAAGCGTCTGAGCTGGAGAGTCGACTCAGCGTCcgtctggaggagctggacacaaacacacaag ctctgcagagtcgactgaacacactgcaggagaaactgaaCGCTTCAGCTGAGACACACGAGCAGCGGTTCATCCACG ATCAGATCTTagagctcagcagcagactgaaccTCAGCCAGCGtcacctggaggagctggagagaacttctgcag GTCGACTGAGGTCTGTGGAGAGACGAGTGGACGAGCTGAGGACAGaagacacag ctctgacagacagactgagtgCAGGTGAGCGTCGACTGGACGAGCTGCAGGCACAAACCACAG ATCAAACCTccaaactgaacaaactgcagAGAAACGCGAACACAACTGAGCGTCTGCTGGACAGAACGACCACAG ATCTGGAGGTCAGACTGAGGTCCACTGAGTCCCAGCTGGAGAATCACACTGCAG ctCTGGAGGTCAGACTGAGCGTCAGTGAGAAACAGCTGGAACACCTGAAGGCAGAGAACACAG ttcagtctgttcagCTGAACTGGATGGAGtccagactgacagacagccaCAACAACACTGCAG TTCTGAGCTCCAGACTGAATGAGACTGAAGATCGTCTGCTGaacctcacaaacacaaagtcag ACAAGCTGAAGGTGGCGTTCTCCGCCGGACTGACTGATTCAGGATCAGTCGGACCATTTGATGAGGAAACGACTCTAATCTTCTCCAAAACCATCACCAACATCGGCCGAGGCTACAACCAGACAGCAG gtgtCTTTGCGGCTCCTGTCAGAGGACTTTACTTCTTCAGCTTCACGGTTGCTGATTACCTGAAAGGCTACATGGGTCTCTACCTGTACAGGAACAACCAGCCAATCATCTTCAACCTCGACCTAAACGACCACGGCGGCTACGCCTCCACGTCCAACGGGGTggctctgcagctggaggagggcGACAGAGTTCGCCTCAGTCTGCCGGCCAGCTACCGGCTCTACGACGACTCCCgaaacttcagtgttttctctggttTCCTGCTGTTCCCCCTCTGA
- the LOC143331784 gene encoding uncharacterized protein LOC143331784 isoform X1, with protein MKSAPFLFLFLLLCLSPAVSQGQLEASVHQEDDVRTGLEDVRTGADVPLELPVLWDELWGLKELVLSLKAAEVEQRQALRSMESRLRDGEVEAERQRRGLDGLEEMVVQQKKELRSTQARMEDDRKLVMELNSDMRRKAEELEEQSKAQTVTFKAEVSTLQSRLNTSESSVEDLEKKNTALAAELPFLQTRLRASESTVEQLRRKSAVLAVRLCNTESLMEELMKQTSAFPSSNSSSPSEASELESRLSVRLEELDTNTQALQSRLNTLQEKLNASAETHEQRFIHDQILELSSRLNLSQRHLEELERTSAGRLRSVERRVDELRTEDTALTDRLSAGERRLDELQAQTTDQTSKLNKLQRNANTTERLLDRTTTDLEVRLRSTESQLENHTAALEVRLSVSEKQLEHLKAENTVQSVQLNWMESRLTDSHNNTAALELRLRSTESQLDGLKAENTVLSSRLNETEDRLLNLTNTKSDKLKVAFSAGLTDSGSVGPFDEETTLIFSKTITNIGRGYNQTAGVFAAPVRGLYFFSFTVADYLKGYMGLYLYRNNQPIIFNLDLNDHGGYASTSNGVALQLEEGDRVRLSLPASYRLYDDSRNFSVFSGFLLFPL; from the exons ATGAAGTCTGCTccgtttctgtttctgttccttctcctgtgtttgtctccagctgtcagtcagggACAGTTGGAGGCTTCTGTCCACCAGGAGGACGACGTCAGGACGGGTTTGGAGGACGTCAGGACGGGGGCTGATGTCCCTCTGGAGCTCCCGGTCCTCTGGGACGAGCTGTGGGGTTTGAAAGAGCTGGTCCTGAGCCTGAAAGCGGCGGAGGTGGAGCAGCGTCAGGCCCTGCGGAGCATGGAGAGCCGGCTGAGGGACGGGGAGGTGGAGGCTGAGCGGCAGAGACGTGGCCTGGACGGACTAGAGGAGATGGTGGTCCAGCAAAAGAAGGAGCTGAGGAGCACTCAGGCGAGGATGGAGGATGACAGGAAGCTGGTGATGGAGCTAAACTCTGATATGAGGAGGAaggcggaggagctggaggagcagagcaaAG CTCAAACAGTCACATTTAAGGCTGAAGTGTCGACgcttcagtccagactgaacACCAGCGAGAGCTCGGTGGAGGACctggagaagaagaacacaG CGCTGGCGGCAGAGCTGCCGTTCCTGCAGACGAGACTGAGGGCGAGCGAGAGCACAGtagagcagctgaggaggaagagcgcag TCCTGGCCGTCAGACTGTGCAACACCGAGAGTctgatggaggagctgatgaaGCAGACCTCAG CATTCCCGTCCTCCAACAGCTCATCTCCATCTGAAGCGTCTGAGCTGGAGAGTCGACTCAGCGTCcgtctggaggagctggacacaaacacacaag ctctgcagagtcgactgaacacactgcaggagaaactgaaCGCTTCAGCTGAGACACACGAGCAGCGGTTCATCCACG ATCAGATCTTagagctcagcagcagactgaaccTCAGCCAGCGtcacctggaggagctggagagaacttctgcag GTCGACTGAGGTCTGTGGAGAGACGAGTGGACGAGCTGAGGACAGaagacacag ctctgacagacagactgagtgCAGGTGAGCGTCGACTGGACGAGCTGCAGGCACAAACCACAG ATCAAACCTccaaactgaacaaactgcagAGAAACGCGAACACAACTGAGCGTCTGCTGGACAGAACGACCACAG ATCTGGAGGTCAGACTGAGGTCCACTGAGTCCCAGCTGGAGAATCACACTGCAG ctCTGGAGGTCAGACTGAGCGTCAGTGAGAAACAGCTGGAACACCTGAAGGCAGAGAACACAG ttcagtctgttcagCTGAACTGGATGGAGtccagactgacagacagccaCAACAACACTGCAG CTCTGGAGCTCAGACTGAGGTCCACTGAGTCCCAGCTGGACGGCCTGAAGGCAGAAAACACAG TTCTGAGCTCCAGACTGAATGAGACTGAAGATCGTCTGCTGaacctcacaaacacaaagtcag ACAAGCTGAAGGTGGCGTTCTCCGCCGGACTGACTGATTCAGGATCAGTCGGACCATTTGATGAGGAAACGACTCTAATCTTCTCCAAAACCATCACCAACATCGGCCGAGGCTACAACCAGACAGCAG gtgtCTTTGCGGCTCCTGTCAGAGGACTTTACTTCTTCAGCTTCACGGTTGCTGATTACCTGAAAGGCTACATGGGTCTCTACCTGTACAGGAACAACCAGCCAATCATCTTCAACCTCGACCTAAACGACCACGGCGGCTACGCCTCCACGTCCAACGGGGTggctctgcagctggaggagggcGACAGAGTTCGCCTCAGTCTGCCGGCCAGCTACCGGCTCTACGACGACTCCCgaaacttcagtgttttctctggttTCCTGCTGTTCCCCCTCTGA
- the LOC143331784 gene encoding uncharacterized protein LOC143331784 isoform X3 produces the protein MKSAPFLFLFLLLCLSPAVSQGQLEASVHQEDDVRTGLEDVRTGADVPLELPVLWDELWGLKELVLSLKAAEVEQRQALRSMESRLRDGEVEAERQRRGLDGLEEMVVQQKKELRSTQARMEDDRKLVMELNSDMRRKAEELEEQSKAQTVTFKAEVSTLQSRLNTSESSVEDLEKKNTVLAVRLCNTESLMEELMKQTSAFPSSNSSSPSEASELESRLSVRLEELDTNTQALQSRLNTLQEKLNASAETHEQRFIHDQILELSSRLNLSQRHLEELERTSAGRLRSVERRVDELRTEDTALTDRLSAGERRLDELQAQTTDQTSKLNKLQRNANTTERLLDRTTTDLEVRLRSTESQLENHTAALEVRLSVSEKQLEHLKAENTVQSVQLNWMESRLTDSHNNTAALELRLRSTESQLDGLKAENTVLSSRLNETEDRLLNLTNTKSDKLKVAFSAGLTDSGSVGPFDEETTLIFSKTITNIGRGYNQTAGVFAAPVRGLYFFSFTVADYLKGYMGLYLYRNNQPIIFNLDLNDHGGYASTSNGVALQLEEGDRVRLSLPASYRLYDDSRNFSVFSGFLLFPL, from the exons ATGAAGTCTGCTccgtttctgtttctgttccttctcctgtgtttgtctccagctgtcagtcagggACAGTTGGAGGCTTCTGTCCACCAGGAGGACGACGTCAGGACGGGTTTGGAGGACGTCAGGACGGGGGCTGATGTCCCTCTGGAGCTCCCGGTCCTCTGGGACGAGCTGTGGGGTTTGAAAGAGCTGGTCCTGAGCCTGAAAGCGGCGGAGGTGGAGCAGCGTCAGGCCCTGCGGAGCATGGAGAGCCGGCTGAGGGACGGGGAGGTGGAGGCTGAGCGGCAGAGACGTGGCCTGGACGGACTAGAGGAGATGGTGGTCCAGCAAAAGAAGGAGCTGAGGAGCACTCAGGCGAGGATGGAGGATGACAGGAAGCTGGTGATGGAGCTAAACTCTGATATGAGGAGGAaggcggaggagctggaggagcagagcaaAG CTCAAACAGTCACATTTAAGGCTGAAGTGTCGACgcttcagtccagactgaacACCAGCGAGAGCTCGGTGGAGGACctggagaagaagaacacaG TCCTGGCCGTCAGACTGTGCAACACCGAGAGTctgatggaggagctgatgaaGCAGACCTCAG CATTCCCGTCCTCCAACAGCTCATCTCCATCTGAAGCGTCTGAGCTGGAGAGTCGACTCAGCGTCcgtctggaggagctggacacaaacacacaag ctctgcagagtcgactgaacacactgcaggagaaactgaaCGCTTCAGCTGAGACACACGAGCAGCGGTTCATCCACG ATCAGATCTTagagctcagcagcagactgaaccTCAGCCAGCGtcacctggaggagctggagagaacttctgcag GTCGACTGAGGTCTGTGGAGAGACGAGTGGACGAGCTGAGGACAGaagacacag ctctgacagacagactgagtgCAGGTGAGCGTCGACTGGACGAGCTGCAGGCACAAACCACAG ATCAAACCTccaaactgaacaaactgcagAGAAACGCGAACACAACTGAGCGTCTGCTGGACAGAACGACCACAG ATCTGGAGGTCAGACTGAGGTCCACTGAGTCCCAGCTGGAGAATCACACTGCAG ctCTGGAGGTCAGACTGAGCGTCAGTGAGAAACAGCTGGAACACCTGAAGGCAGAGAACACAG ttcagtctgttcagCTGAACTGGATGGAGtccagactgacagacagccaCAACAACACTGCAG CTCTGGAGCTCAGACTGAGGTCCACTGAGTCCCAGCTGGACGGCCTGAAGGCAGAAAACACAG TTCTGAGCTCCAGACTGAATGAGACTGAAGATCGTCTGCTGaacctcacaaacacaaagtcag ACAAGCTGAAGGTGGCGTTCTCCGCCGGACTGACTGATTCAGGATCAGTCGGACCATTTGATGAGGAAACGACTCTAATCTTCTCCAAAACCATCACCAACATCGGCCGAGGCTACAACCAGACAGCAG gtgtCTTTGCGGCTCCTGTCAGAGGACTTTACTTCTTCAGCTTCACGGTTGCTGATTACCTGAAAGGCTACATGGGTCTCTACCTGTACAGGAACAACCAGCCAATCATCTTCAACCTCGACCTAAACGACCACGGCGGCTACGCCTCCACGTCCAACGGGGTggctctgcagctggaggagggcGACAGAGTTCGCCTCAGTCTGCCGGCCAGCTACCGGCTCTACGACGACTCCCgaaacttcagtgttttctctggttTCCTGCTGTTCCCCCTCTGA